Part of the Dehalobacter sp. 12DCB1 genome is shown below.
TTTCCCGTAATGACATAACGATCCATCGTCATGTCTCCTCCTCCTTTTGCCAATTAAATGACGCGTATTTCTGTTTCGAGTTGTATATCAAATTTTTCGGATACATCTTTTTGAATTAGTTGGATAAGTGTTAAAATGTCAGTGGATGAGGCGTTCCCTCTATTCACAATGAAATTGGCATGTCTCTCAGATACCTGAGCATCCCCAAGGCGACGTCCTTTCCACCCTGCCTGTTCGATTAGCCTTCCCGCGGAGTCTCCGGCAGGATTGCGAAATACACTTCCTGCGTTGGGATAATCTAGTGGCTGATGTTCTTTCCTTTTGGCCATAAGACCCTGCATCTGAGCTTGAATCACGGACTGATCCCCCGGATGGAGGGACAGCGTACATTCTAGGACAATGCATTTCTTTTCTAAAAGGGAACTGCTGCGATATCCAAAAGTAATCTGGTCCTTCGGCAAGACTTCAATGTTCCCCTCAGGCGTCAGCACTTTGACTTTCTTAACCAAATCACCCATTCTTCCACCATAAGCACCGGCATTAATGACTGCTGCTGCACCGAGTGTCCCTGGTATACCACAGGCAAACTCGAGCCCGCTAAGGCCGCTATCTCCTGCCTCCCGGGCCAGACGCATCAGCGAATAACCTGCTTCGGCCGTGACTTCTTCACCATGCCAACGAATGCTGTCCATGGCTGTAACAACAATCACCACACCCTTGAATCCGTGATCCGGCAGCAATACATTTGAACCCCGGCCCAGAAGCAGAAATGGTGTGTTGTTCTTTCTGCACGATTCAATCACAGAGACCAGTTCCTCAATGTCCCTAGGCCAGACAGCAAGTTTGGTCATACCGCCGACTTTCCAGGTATTCAGCTTTTTTAAAGAATAATCTTTTTCAATTCTACCCTTTATGTTCGGTAAGTACATGATATTCCTTTCCCTTTTCCTTACAGCATATCATATGCTGATACGGCTTGCAGTGTTAAAGAAGTTTATCTCCAAGCAGTCTGCAGGCAGAGATTGATAATGCGGTCTAAAGCTCCAGGCGCAAATGCCTCTTTGGCCCGCGCGGCCATTTCTTCTAGTTTAAACGAATTCAGCAACACTTTTTGAACATTATCCCACAGAATCTCCGCATTCAGTTCCTTATCTAAAATAACACAGGCTGCTCCCTTATTTTCAAAAGCCCTGGCGTTATATTCCTGGTGATTTTCAGCCGCATACGGATACGGGATCAGGATACCGGCCTTCCCTGCAGCCGAGATTTCTGCCAGCGTGGATGCCCCAGCCCGGCAGATGCACAGATCGGAGCAGGCAAGAGCTTCGGGCATATGCTCAGCGTAGGCTAAGATTCTCCATTGTTCTCTTTGCCAGTCAATATTACGCGTTTCAAGCTCCTGCAAAATCGTATCATGCGTCGCTGTCCCGGTTGCCCAGATCAACTGGATATCCGGGTATTCGGCCAGTTTTGGCAGGAGCCCGGTCAGCGCCTGGTTGATGCTCAGTGCACCTCTGCTGCCGCCGGTGACCAAAATTGTTTTCTTGCTGGGATCAAGACCAAAGGCCTTGGCTCCGGCTCTGCGGTCAATCTTGCCAATTTCTTCTCTGACCGGCAGGCCTACAACCTGAAGCTTGTCTTTTACCCCCAAATATTTTTCACTTTCCGGAAAAGTCAGTAAAATACGTTTGGCCATTCTGGCCAATATTTTATTGGTCTTGCCCGGAAAAGCGTTCTGTTCATGTAAAACGGTCGGGATACCAAAAAAGGCAGCTGTCAGGACGACCGGGCCAGATACATAGCCGCCGGTCCCTACAACCAGATCCGGACTAAATTCTTTCAAGATCTTTTTCGTTTCCCATAAGGCCCGAACGTTCGTGCCGGCTGCTTTCAATATTTCGGTACTTAACTGCCGCGGCATCCCTTGACCGGATATTCCAAGGAATTCGAGACCGTTTTCCGGAGCCAACTTCGCTTCCATACCGCTTCTTGTTCCAACGTACAGGATGCGGATATCATTCAGCCGCTCCTGCAGCGCTTTGGCAATTGCCATTGCAGGATAAATATGCCCGCCTGTACCGCCTCCGGTTACAATAACCCGCAATTAAAAGACCTCCTCAGATCTGCCCGCAGCCGCAGAAATATTCAAGAGCAGCCCGGCCCCGATCATTGTAAATAAAAGTGATGTACCCCCATAGCTTAGGAATGGCAAGGTGATTCCCGTTACCGGCAAAACGCCCGATACCACACCCATATTGATCATGGCCTGAATCCCGATCAGGGATGTCAAACCCACAGCCATCAAGCCAAGAAATGGTTCCGGTGCCAGCATCGCTGTCCGGAAGCCGCGCCAGATGAAAAGGAAAAAGAGCAGAACAACGAGTGAGGCACCGACAAAACCAAGCTCTTCTCCAACCATGGCAAAAATAAAATCTGTATGGTTCTCAGGCAGATAAAGAAATTTTTGTCTGCTTTGACCGAGTCCCAGTCCGAATAATCCGCCAGGCCCAAGTGCCAGGAGCGACTGGATCGTCTGATAACCCTTACCTGAAGGATCAGCCCACGGATCAAGGAAAGCAAAGATCCTACGCATTCTGTACGGAGCAGCTGCGATCGCGGCAACCACCATCGCCAGCCCGGCCAGACCAAGACCTGCCATGTGCCACATTCTGGCCCCTGCGGCCAGAAGCATAAAGAAAACCGTTGCAGCAATTACCAACGTTGTACCGAGATCAGGCTGCAGCATAATCAGGGCACAGACCACACCCAGCAAGGCCAGAGAAGGGATGATGCCCTTACGGAATGACTTGATCCGATAAGGATTTACGGCAAGGAACCTCGCCATAGTCAGTACCATGGCCAGTTTCGCCACTTCGGAAGGCTGGATGGACATCGGACCAAGTCCAATCCAGCGGGTTGCACCATTCACTGTCCTGCCGATTCCCGGGATCTTAACCAGGATCAGCAGAAACAAAGCTGCGTATAAAATAGGTTTCGCCCATTTATGCAAAAACGCGATATCAATCATGACGGTGACACCCATGGCCGCAAGCCCCAGAGCTACCCACAGCAGGTCCGCTTTAAAATAGTGATAAGGATCCTCATAGTACAGGTAGCCTTTCACAGCACTGGAACTATAGGTCATGATGATCCCGATCAGCAGCAATATAAGAATCACACCTAGTAGAACCGGGTCGACCTTTAGGAATTTTCGGATCACATAGCTCCCCCCTCCAAAATCATTCGGGTTCCGGAATGGTACTATGTTTACACCGACATTTTCCAGTGAATCTTAGTATCATTCGGGTTCGCTATAATGCTTACGCACCAAATCCTTAAACAATTCCCCTCTTTCTTCATAACTTTTAAACATATCCCAACTTGTACAAGCTGGCGACAGTAAGACGACGTCGCCCGGCATTGCCTCAGCAATAGCAATATTGACTGCATCCTCAAAATCAAGCGCCCGGATAATGTTCGAGAACCTTAAGCAGACAGCAATCTCCTCGAGCTCCGGAGCAGCCATCCCCACTAAAATCAGACTTTTTACCCTTTTACGGGCTTCCTGCAAGAATTCCGTCATATCAAGACCTTTGTTTTTACCTCCAGCAATCAGCACAATCGGTTCCTCATAGGACTGAAGGGCTTTAATCGATGAATCCGGATTGGTTCCCTTGGAATCATTAATATACAGAATAT
Proteins encoded:
- the ftsW gene encoding putative lipid II flippase FtsW is translated as MRKFLKVDPVLLGVILILLLIGIIMTYSSSAVKGYLYYEDPYHYFKADLLWVALGLAAMGVTVMIDIAFLHKWAKPILYAALFLLILVKIPGIGRTVNGATRWIGLGPMSIQPSEVAKLAMVLTMARFLAVNPYRIKSFRKGIIPSLALLGVVCALIMLQPDLGTTLVIAATVFFMLLAAGARMWHMAGLGLAGLAMVVAAIAAAPYRMRRIFAFLDPWADPSGKGYQTIQSLLALGPGGLFGLGLGQSRQKFLYLPENHTDFIFAMVGEELGFVGASLVVLLFFLFIWRGFRTAMLAPEPFLGLMAVGLTSLIGIQAMINMGVVSGVLPVTGITLPFLSYGGTSLLFTMIGAGLLLNISAAAGRSEEVF
- the murB gene encoding UDP-N-acetylmuramate dehydrogenase; the protein is MYLPNIKGRIEKDYSLKKLNTWKVGGMTKLAVWPRDIEELVSVIESCRKNNTPFLLLGRGSNVLLPDHGFKGVVIVVTAMDSIRWHGEEVTAEAGYSLMRLAREAGDSGLSGLEFACGIPGTLGAAAVINAGAYGGRMGDLVKKVKVLTPEGNIEVLPKDQITFGYRSSSLLEKKCIVLECTLSLHPGDQSVIQAQMQGLMAKRKEHQPLDYPNAGSVFRNPAGDSAGRLIEQAGWKGRRLGDAQVSERHANFIVNRGNASSTDILTLIQLIQKDVSEKFDIQLETEIRVI
- the murG gene encoding undecaprenyldiphospho-muramoylpentapeptide beta-N-acetylglucosaminyltransferase, giving the protein MRVIVTGGGTGGHIYPAMAIAKALQERLNDIRILYVGTRSGMEAKLAPENGLEFLGISGQGMPRQLSTEILKAAGTNVRALWETKKILKEFSPDLVVGTGGYVSGPVVLTAAFFGIPTVLHEQNAFPGKTNKILARMAKRILLTFPESEKYLGVKDKLQVVGLPVREEIGKIDRRAGAKAFGLDPSKKTILVTGGSRGALSINQALTGLLPKLAEYPDIQLIWATGTATHDTILQELETRNIDWQREQWRILAYAEHMPEALACSDLCICRAGASTLAEISAAGKAGILIPYPYAAENHQEYNARAFENKGAACVILDKELNAEILWDNVQKVLLNSFKLEEMAARAKEAFAPGALDRIINLCLQTAWR